A window of Pseudomonas monteilii contains these coding sequences:
- a CDS encoding hydroxymethylglutaryl-CoA lyase (catalyzes the formation of acetoacetate and acetyl-CoA from 3-hydroxy-3-methylglutaryl-CoA): MSLPTHVRVVEVGPRDGLQNEARPIAVADKIRLVDDLSAAGLRYIEVGSFVSPKWVPQMAGSAEVFAGLARQPGVTYAALAPNLRGFEDALAAGVEEVAVFAAASETFSQRNINCSIRESLARFEPILTAAKAHGVRVRGYVSCVLGCPYEGTISPEQVVPVARALYQMGCHEVSLGDTLGVGTANATRRLFDQVASAVPREALAGHFHDTYGQAVANVYASLLEGIAVFDASVAGLGGCPYARGATGNVSTEDLVYLLQGLGIETGIELERLVAAGQRISDVLGRTTGSRVARARQVSSVTEHGG; the protein is encoded by the coding sequence ATGTCACTACCGACGCACGTGCGTGTGGTCGAAGTCGGTCCACGCGACGGCTTGCAGAACGAGGCGCGCCCCATCGCGGTGGCCGACAAGATCCGCCTGGTCGACGACCTCAGCGCGGCTGGCCTGCGCTACATCGAGGTCGGCAGTTTCGTGTCGCCCAAGTGGGTACCGCAGATGGCGGGTTCGGCCGAGGTGTTCGCGGGCCTGGCGCGCCAGCCGGGTGTCACCTACGCCGCCCTGGCCCCCAACCTGCGTGGATTCGAAGACGCTCTGGCGGCCGGTGTCGAAGAGGTGGCCGTGTTCGCCGCCGCCTCGGAGACCTTTTCGCAGCGCAACATCAACTGTTCGATCCGTGAAAGCCTGGCCCGCTTCGAGCCGATCCTGACAGCGGCCAAGGCCCATGGCGTACGGGTGCGCGGCTATGTGTCCTGCGTCCTGGGCTGCCCCTATGAAGGCACGATCAGTCCCGAACAGGTGGTGCCGGTGGCCCGGGCGCTGTATCAGATGGGCTGCCATGAGGTGTCGCTCGGCGACACGCTGGGCGTGGGCACCGCGAACGCCACGCGCCGGTTGTTCGATCAGGTGGCGAGCGCTGTGCCACGGGAGGCCCTGGCCGGGCATTTCCATGACACGTATGGCCAGGCCGTGGCCAATGTCTACGCCAGCCTGCTGGAAGGCATCGCGGTGTTCGACGCCTCGGTCGCCGGGCTGGGTGGCTGCCCCTATGCCCGCGGTGCCACGGGTAACGTCTCGACCGAGGATCTGGTGTACCTGCTCCAGGGGCTGGGCATCGAGACCGGTATCGAGCTCGAGCGGCTGGTAGCTGCGGGCCAGCGCATCAGTGACGTGCTGGGGCGCACCACAGGTTCGCGGGTGGCGCGGGCGCGGCAGGTGTCGTCTGTCACCGAGCACGGCGGCTGA
- a CDS encoding integrase, which yields MPSLPLNPLSHYLARLAPSSQLTMRYVLQDVADRLGFDDCDIADVPWHQLEAGHVIGLVAALRTDGFAPNTSSLYVNAIRGVMNEAWRLELISHDRLLKIREVKPASGSRLPPGRNLRRSLIRELMDVCAADPRPQGIRDAAIIALLYGTGMRKSESVDIDLSQVDFEERSVQVLGKGNRQLIKYAPPWVFERLQAWLSFRREALPPGLEDDSFLFNRIRRGNHITRARITKHAIYYIARQRGAQVGIKIMPHDFRRAFITRVIEEHDLSIAQKLAHHANIQTTASYDRRDDNERRRAVDRFDY from the coding sequence TTGCCCAGTCTTCCGCTCAACCCGTTGTCGCACTACCTCGCTCGCCTGGCGCCGTCCAGCCAATTGACCATGCGCTACGTGCTGCAGGACGTCGCCGACCGCCTGGGGTTCGACGATTGCGACATCGCCGACGTGCCCTGGCATCAGCTCGAGGCTGGGCACGTGATCGGGCTGGTGGCAGCCCTGCGCACCGATGGCTTCGCGCCCAACACGTCGTCGCTCTACGTCAATGCCATACGCGGCGTGATGAACGAGGCCTGGCGCCTGGAGCTGATTTCTCACGACCGGTTGCTGAAGATCCGCGAGGTCAAGCCCGCCAGTGGCAGCCGCCTGCCGCCGGGACGCAACCTGCGCCGCAGCCTGATCCGCGAACTGATGGATGTCTGCGCTGCCGACCCCCGGCCGCAAGGCATCCGAGATGCGGCGATCATCGCGTTGCTCTACGGCACCGGCATGCGCAAGTCGGAGTCGGTGGACATCGACCTGAGCCAGGTGGATTTCGAGGAGCGCAGCGTGCAGGTGCTGGGCAAGGGTAACCGCCAATTGATCAAGTACGCGCCGCCCTGGGTCTTCGAGCGGCTCCAGGCCTGGCTGAGCTTTCGTCGCGAGGCATTGCCCCCGGGGCTGGAAGACGACAGCTTCCTGTTCAATCGTATTCGCCGTGGCAACCACATCACCCGGGCACGCATCACCAAGCACGCCATCTACTACATCGCCCGCCAGCGGGGCGCGCAGGTCGGGATCAAGATCATGCCCCATGACTTTCGTCGTGCGTTCATCACCCGGGTGATCGAAGAGCATGACCTGTCGATTGCCCAGAAACTGGCGCACCACGCCAACATCCAGACCACCGCCAGCTACGACCGCCGGGACGACAACGAACGGCGACGTGCGGTGGACCGCTTCGACTATTGA
- a CDS encoding alcohol dehydrogenase — protein MFKAILIDKAAHGQQAHVTDLDDDQLPTGTVTVRVAYSTLNYKDALAITGQSPVVRQFPMVPGIDLAGTVEHSDHADWKAGDRVVLNGWGVGERHWGGLAQRARLDGDWLVPMPAGLDERQCMAVGTAGYTAMLCLMALERHGLTPDQGPVLVTGASGGVGNFAVSLLAQAGYQVIAATGRAEEADYLRTLGASEVLARSELSEPGKPLGKERWAAAIDSVGSHTLANVCAGTRSEGLVAACGLAQGMDFPSSVAPFILRGVSLLGINSVTQPYARRVEAWQRLDTVLDRQQLDLITHSIGLDEALDRAPALLAGQVRGRLVVDVNR, from the coding sequence ATGTTCAAGGCAATCCTGATCGACAAGGCCGCGCATGGGCAGCAGGCGCACGTCACCGACCTTGACGATGACCAGCTTCCCACTGGCACGGTCACCGTGCGCGTGGCCTACAGCACCCTCAACTACAAGGATGCGCTGGCGATCACGGGCCAGAGCCCGGTGGTCCGGCAGTTTCCGATGGTGCCGGGGATCGACCTGGCAGGCACGGTCGAACACAGCGATCACGCTGACTGGAAGGCCGGTGACCGCGTCGTGCTCAACGGCTGGGGTGTGGGGGAGCGTCACTGGGGCGGCCTGGCTCAGCGGGCCCGGCTCGATGGCGACTGGCTGGTGCCCATGCCCGCCGGACTGGACGAGCGCCAGTGCATGGCGGTCGGCACGGCCGGGTACACCGCCATGCTGTGCCTGATGGCGCTGGAGCGTCATGGCCTCACGCCCGATCAGGGGCCGGTGCTGGTCACCGGGGCCAGCGGTGGCGTCGGCAATTTCGCCGTGAGCTTGCTGGCCCAGGCAGGCTATCAGGTCATTGCGGCCACGGGCCGTGCTGAAGAAGCCGATTACCTGCGCACCCTCGGTGCCAGCGAGGTACTGGCGCGCAGTGAACTGTCGGAGCCGGGTAAACCGCTCGGCAAGGAGCGCTGGGCGGCGGCCATCGATTCGGTGGGCAGCCATACCCTGGCCAACGTCTGTGCCGGGACGCGGTCCGAAGGGCTGGTAGCGGCCTGCGGGCTGGCCCAGGGCATGGATTTCCCGTCCTCGGTGGCGCCGTTCATCCTGCGGGGCGTCAGCCTGCTGGGCATCAACAGCGTGACCCAGCCCTATGCGCGGCGGGTCGAGGCGTGGCAGCGGCTGGACACGGTGCTGGACCGCCAGCAACTGGACCTGATCACCCACTCGATCGGCCTGGACGAGGCACTGGATCGAGCCCCTGCCTTGCTGGCGGGCCAGGTCCGTGGCCGCCTCGTCGTGGACGTGAACCGCTGA
- a CDS encoding alpha/beta hydrolase, with protein MPNAFPTTRRRWLFGALALALAVALPTGCSVLQHKERELVFRIEPGQASWFHGLPAGVQELDLRAPSFDQQQSLHAWWWPAKRANAPAILYLHGVRWNLTGQLFRIEQLHAMGYSVLAVDYRGFGQSRGDLPSESTVYEDARIAWERLTQLQPDPSKRLIFGHSLGGAIAVDLATDLSQRARQAGSPVPAHGLILESTFTSLGDIAGVVTNTSLPVRWLLSQKFDSLGKIPELDMPLLVVHGLNDRYVPSRFSQALFDAAPQPKTLLLVPGAGHIDSMRIAGARYRQAIDALL; from the coding sequence ATGCCCAACGCGTTTCCCACCACCAGGCGCCGCTGGCTGTTCGGCGCCCTGGCGCTGGCCCTGGCTGTGGCGTTACCCACCGGCTGCAGCGTGTTGCAACACAAGGAACGTGAACTGGTGTTTCGCATCGAGCCAGGCCAGGCCAGCTGGTTCCACGGCCTGCCGGCCGGCGTGCAGGAGCTGGACCTGCGCGCCCCGAGCTTCGACCAGCAACAGAGCCTGCATGCCTGGTGGTGGCCGGCCAAGCGCGCCAACGCACCCGCCATTCTCTACCTGCACGGCGTGCGCTGGAACCTGACCGGCCAGCTGTTTCGCATCGAGCAGTTGCACGCCATGGGCTATTCGGTGCTGGCCGTCGACTACCGCGGCTTCGGCCAGAGTCGCGGCGACCTGCCCTCGGAATCCACGGTCTACGAAGACGCCCGCATTGCCTGGGAGCGCCTCACCCAGCTGCAACCGGACCCCAGCAAGCGGCTGATCTTCGGCCATTCGCTGGGCGGCGCGATCGCCGTGGACCTGGCCACGGACCTTTCGCAGCGGGCGCGCCAGGCTGGCAGCCCGGTGCCGGCCCATGGGCTGATCCTGGAGTCGACCTTCACGTCGCTTGGCGACATTGCCGGGGTGGTGACCAACACCAGCCTGCCGGTGCGCTGGCTGCTGTCGCAGAAATTCGATTCGCTCGGCAAGATTCCGGAGCTCGACATGCCTCTGCTGGTCGTGCACGGGCTCAACGACCGCTACGTGCCGTCGCGCTTCAGCCAGGCCCTGTTCGACGCGGCGCCGCAGCCCAAGACCCTGCTGCTGGTGCCCGGTGCGGGCCACATCGACAGCATGCGTATCGCCGGGGCACGCTACCGTCAGGCGATCGATGCGCTGCTGTGA
- a CDS encoding serine dehydratase: MTLHIATPLIESRPLSLACGRPLSLKLEALQPCGSFKLRGVGHACEVHFARGARHFVSSSGGNAGLAVAYAGRHLGAAVTVVVPQTTSERAKALLEMEDAKVIVHGSSWQEANELALTLVGPDDAFIHPFDDPLLWEGHASLVDELAQAAYKPDAIILSVGGGGLLSGVIEGLRRNGWHDVPVLAVETEGAASLHRALEAGERVELERIDSFATSLGAKQVAAQALACAQTHPVISHLVSDRAALQACERFLNDHRLLVEPACGAALALAYAPDALSAYRNPMVVVCGGATATLEQIQAWLGTLD; encoded by the coding sequence GTGACCTTGCACATCGCTACCCCCCTGATCGAATCGCGCCCTCTGTCGCTGGCCTGTGGCCGACCGCTGTCGCTCAAGCTCGAAGCCCTGCAACCCTGTGGCTCGTTCAAGCTGCGTGGCGTTGGCCATGCCTGCGAAGTCCATTTCGCCCGTGGCGCCCGGCATTTCGTCTCGTCCTCCGGCGGCAATGCCGGGCTGGCCGTGGCCTACGCCGGTCGGCACCTGGGCGCCGCCGTGACCGTGGTGGTCCCACAGACCACGAGCGAGCGGGCCAAGGCACTGCTGGAGATGGAAGACGCCAAGGTCATCGTGCACGGCAGCTCCTGGCAGGAGGCCAACGAACTGGCACTGACCCTGGTCGGGCCGGACGATGCCTTCATCCACCCCTTCGATGACCCGCTGCTCTGGGAAGGCCATGCCAGCCTGGTGGACGAGCTGGCCCAGGCGGCCTACAAGCCCGACGCGATCATTCTCTCGGTCGGCGGAGGCGGTCTGCTCAGCGGCGTCATCGAGGGGCTGCGCCGCAATGGCTGGCACGATGTACCGGTGCTGGCGGTGGAGACCGAAGGCGCCGCGTCCTTGCACCGTGCCCTCGAAGCAGGCGAACGGGTCGAACTGGAACGCATCGACTCCTTCGCCACTTCACTGGGCGCCAAGCAGGTCGCAGCCCAGGCCCTGGCCTGTGCCCAGACGCACCCGGTGATCAGCCACCTGGTCAGCGACCGCGCCGCGCTGCAGGCCTGCGAGCGCTTCCTGAATGACCACCGCCTGCTGGTCGAGCCGGCCTGTGGCGCCGCGCTGGCCCTGGCTTATGCACCCGATGCCCTGTCGGCCTACCGCAACCCGATGGTGGTGGTCTGCGGAGGCGCGACTGCGACGCTCGAACAGATTCAGGCCTGGCTGGGCACCTTGGACTGA
- a CDS encoding methyltransferase → MDTIGDTLEAEFADLADVEQVTRILVRLLMAALLGAVLGLERESKGKSAGVRTHMLVSLGAALFVLAPNMAGADAQAMSRVIQGIVAGIGFLGAGTILKGNGRETSHVKGLTTAAGLWMTAAIGTAAGMGREATALVSTLMALLVLHSMPTLVDRIEVRSERKAREEEENG, encoded by the coding sequence CTGGACACGATCGGCGACACCCTCGAAGCCGAATTCGCCGACCTGGCCGATGTGGAGCAGGTCACGCGGATCCTGGTCAGGTTGTTGATGGCGGCGCTGCTGGGCGCAGTGCTAGGGCTGGAGCGTGAAAGCAAGGGCAAGTCGGCCGGTGTGCGTACGCACATGCTGGTCTCGCTGGGCGCTGCGCTGTTCGTGTTGGCCCCGAATATGGCCGGTGCCGACGCCCAGGCCATGAGCCGTGTCATTCAGGGCATCGTCGCCGGCATCGGCTTTCTCGGGGCCGGGACCATCCTGAAGGGCAATGGCCGCGAGACCAGTCACGTGAAAGGGCTGACCACGGCCGCCGGTCTGTGGATGACGGCGGCGATCGGTACGGCAGCGGGCATGGGGCGTGAGGCGACGGCGTTGGTGAGCACGCTGATGGCACTGCTGGTGCTGCACAGCATGCCGACGCTGGTCGACCGTATCGAAGTGAGGTCCGAGCGCAAGGCGCGTGAAGAGGAAGAGAACGGGTGA
- a CDS encoding MerR family transcriptional regulator, with the protein MSDQTYSISDLSRELDITTRAIRFYEEQGLLSPTRRGQERIYSPRDKVTLKLILRGKRIGFSIAECRELIALYDPSSGNRKQLESMLAKIDERRGQLEQQMLDIQQMQIELDVAQERCEQALATTLAHPSTPLS; encoded by the coding sequence ATGAGCGATCAGACCTACAGCATTTCCGACCTGTCGCGGGAGCTGGACATCACCACCCGCGCCATCCGCTTCTATGAAGAACAAGGCCTGCTCAGCCCCACGCGACGGGGTCAGGAGCGCATCTATTCACCCCGTGACAAGGTCACGCTGAAGTTGATCCTGCGGGGCAAGCGCATCGGTTTCTCGATCGCCGAATGCCGCGAGCTGATCGCCCTGTACGACCCCAGCAGCGGCAACCGCAAGCAGCTCGAAAGCATGCTGGCCAAGATCGACGAGCGCCGTGGGCAGCTCGAGCAGCAGATGCTCGACATCCAGCAGATGCAGATCGAACTGGACGTGGCCCAGGAGCGCTGCGAGCAGGCGCTGGCCACGACCCTCGCCCACCCCAGCACCCCCTTGAGTTGA
- a CDS encoding aldo/keto reductase, which translates to MQRRPLGRTSLQVSAIALGTMTWGEQNTQAEAFEQIRLAKDAGVNFLDTAEMYPVPPNGDTYGSTERIIGEYFRQFGDRGDWVLASKVAGPGRMPHIRDGNPRLNRANIVKALEDSLQRLQTDYLDLYQLHWPDRKANFFGQLGFTFDPDDQFVAIEDTLEVLDELVKAGKIRHIGLSNETPWGTMRFLQLAESRGWPRAVSIQNPYNLLNRTFEVGLAEIALREQIGLLAYSPLAFGVLSGKYLEGARPAGARLTRFERFQRYTNPQAEAASQRYVELARAHGLDPAQLALAFVTSRPFVTSNIIGATTLEQLKHNLASIDLTLDASLVQALEAIHVEQPNPAP; encoded by the coding sequence ATGCAACGACGCCCCCTCGGACGCACCTCTTTGCAGGTCAGCGCCATCGCCCTGGGCACCATGACCTGGGGCGAACAGAACACCCAGGCCGAAGCCTTCGAACAGATTCGCCTGGCCAAGGACGCCGGGGTCAACTTCCTCGACACCGCCGAGATGTACCCGGTACCGCCCAATGGCGACACCTATGGCAGCACCGAGCGCATCATCGGCGAGTACTTTCGCCAGTTCGGCGACCGGGGCGACTGGGTGCTGGCCAGCAAGGTCGCCGGTCCCGGGCGCATGCCGCACATTCGCGACGGCAACCCGCGCCTGAACCGGGCCAACATCGTCAAGGCCTTGGAAGACAGCCTCCAGCGGCTGCAGACCGATTACCTGGATCTCTACCAACTGCACTGGCCGGATCGCAAGGCCAACTTCTTCGGGCAGCTGGGCTTCACCTTCGACCCTGACGATCAGTTCGTGGCGATCGAAGATACCCTCGAAGTGCTCGACGAGCTGGTCAAGGCCGGCAAGATCCGCCACATCGGGCTGTCCAACGAAACGCCCTGGGGCACGATGCGCTTCCTGCAGCTGGCCGAAAGCCGCGGCTGGCCGCGTGCCGTGTCGATCCAGAACCCGTACAACCTGCTCAACCGCACGTTCGAGGTTGGCCTGGCGGAAATCGCCCTGCGCGAGCAGATCGGCCTGCTGGCCTACTCGCCTCTGGCCTTCGGCGTACTCAGCGGTAAATACCTCGAAGGAGCGCGACCGGCCGGTGCGCGCCTGACCCGGTTCGAACGCTTCCAGCGCTACACCAATCCCCAGGCCGAAGCTGCATCGCAGCGCTACGTCGAGCTGGCACGCGCGCACGGGCTGGACCCTGCACAACTGGCGCTGGCCTTCGTCACCAGCCGCCCATTCGTGACCAGCAACATCATCGGCGCGACCACGCTGGAGCAGCTGAAGCACAACCTGGCCAGCATCGACCTGACACTGGATGCCTCGCTGGTCCAGGCCTTGGAAGCGATTCACGTCGAACAGCCCAACCCGGCGCCTTGA